In the genome of Vibrio ziniensis, the window AAAATAACCAGCAAGAAGATAATAATGACAATAATAATGAAGATAAATTGGATGCAATCCGAGCATCAATTCTGAATAATCCTCAAGAAATTTTCCAATATGTTCGATTATCTCAAGTGAAAGAGGAAGATAACATAGTAGGTTATCGCGTGAGCCCTGGGAAAGATTCGATATTATTTGATTCAGTGGGTTTACAAAGTGGTGATATCGCCACGGAATTTAATGGTCTTGACCTCACCGAACCTGATGTAATGAGTAAGTTGGCTTCAGGTATGTCGGAAATGACTGAGATCAATTTAAGCGTATTACGCGATGGGCAACAATATGACATTTACATACAATTTTAAATCTGATGCACCAGCTTCAGCTTAGGGAGTATTTGTGAAGCATTGGCTTAAAAAAAGCACATGGTTAATTACCGGCAGTTTATTAGTTTCACCACTGGTATTAGCCAGCGAGTTTAGCGCAAGTTTTAAAGGCACTGATATCCAAGAGTTCGTCAATATTGTTGGCCGCAACCTTGAGAAAACGATCATTGTTGATCCATCAGTGCGAGGTAAAATTGATGTGCGCAGTTACGACACTCTGAATGATGAGCAGTACTATAGCTTCTTTCTAAATGTGCTTGAAGTGTACGGATTTGCCGTTATTGAAATGGATAACAACGTACTTAAAGTCGTTAAAGCAAAAGATGCTAAGACCTCACCAATTCCAGTGTTGGGTGATGATGACAGAGCCTCTGGTGATAAAGTTGTTACTCAGGTAGTGGCCGTTAAAAACGTGTCGGTAAGAGAGTTATCTCCCCTGTTACGTCAATTAATAGATAACGCTGGTGCAGGTAACGTTGTTCATTATGACCCCGCAAACATCATTTTGATCACTGGTCGCGCGGCGGTAGTGAACCGCTTGGCTGAAATTGTTCATCGAGTGGATCAGGCGGGTGACAAAGATATTGAGCTCGTTGAGTTAAAGAATGCGTCGGCGGCAGAAATGGTGCGTATTGTTGAGGCTCTGAATAAGACTTCTGACGCAAAGAATACTCCAGCTACATTACAGCCGAATCTTGTTGCAGATGAGCGTACTAACTCGATTTTGATTTCAGGCGAACCAAAGGTGCGCAAGCGTCTTAAGAATCTGATTAGACAACTTGATGTTGAAATGGCGACTAAAGGTAATAACCGAGTTGTTTACCTGAAATACGCAAAAGCGGAAGAGTTGGTGGATGTGCTTAAAGGCGTATCGCAAAACTTGCAAGCCAAAAGTCAGAACGGTCAGAAAAGTGCGGGTGGTGCCAGCAGCACTAACAATGACATTATGATCACAGCCCATGCTGGAACGAATGCTTTGGTAATAACCGCGCCACAAGACATCATGAGTGCGATGTTAGATGTCATTGCACAGTTAGATATCCGTCGCGCGCAAGTATTGATTGAAGCTTTAATTGTTGAAATGTCAGAAGGCGATGGTATTAACCTTGGTGTTCAATGGGGTTCGTTAGAAAGTGGCTCGGTTATTCAATATAGTAATACTGGTGCTTCAATCGGCCAAGTGATGGTTGGTTTAGAAGAAGCCAAAGAAAGCACAAGCACAGAATATTATTATAACTCTGATGGTAACCGTGTACCTTATGATGTAACTGAATCTGGTGACTACAGTACGCTTGCATCAGCGCTTTCCGGCATCAACGGTGCTGCAGTTAGCATTATGATGGGCGATTGGACAGCGCTGATTAGTGCAGTCTCTACAGATTCAAATTCGAATATTCTTTCTTCGCCAAGTATTACTGTTATGGATAACGGTGAAGCTTCTTTTATTGTTGGTGAAGAAGTTCCAGTTATTACTGGTTCTGCTGCAGGTTCAAACAATGAGAACCCATTCCAAACGGTTGATCGTAAAGAAGTGGGTATTAAGTTGAAAGTCGTACCGCAAATTAACGAAGGTGACTCAGTTCAGCTCAAAATTGAACAGGAAGTTTCTAACGTGTTAGGTGCTAATGGTGCTGTGGATGTCCGTTTTGCCAAACGTCAGCTCAATACATCTGTAATGGTTCAAGATGGGCAAATGTTAGTGCTAGGTGGTTTGATTGACGAAAGAGCAATGGAAAGCGAATCTAAAGTTCCATTTCTAGGCGACATTCCTATTCTGGGGCATCTATTTAAATCTACCAGTACTCAAGTGGAAAAGAAAAACTTGATGGTATTTATCAAGCCGACGATCATCCGTGATGGTATGACAGCTGATGGTATTACCCAACGTAAATATAACTATATTCGTGCGGAGCAACTATTCAAAGCAGAGCAAGGTCTTAAGTTAATGGATAATGACAATATCCCTGTACTGCCAAAGTTTGGCGAAGACCGCCGATATCCGCCTGAGGTTCAAGCCTTTATTGATCAAATGGAAGCGGTTCAATGACAGATGTTGTGGCGCCGATAGTCCGTAGATTGCCGTTTAGCTTTGCCAATCGATTTAAAGTCGTACTGGAATGGAATAACAGTTTAACGGAGGCAACCGTTTATTATGTTGCCCCAATTTCTATTATTGCTTTGGCTGAAGCTAAACGAGTCTTGCAAAGCTCTTTCCACTTAGTTGAAGTGAGTGAAGGTGATTTTGAGAGTAAACTTACTCAGGTTTATCAAAGAGATTCTTCTGAAGCGCGTCAGTTGATGGAAGATATTGGTGCCGATAACGACGACTTTTTCTCACTGGCGGAAGAGCTTCCTCAAAGTGAAGACCTGCTAGAATCCGATGATGATGCTCCGATCATTAAATTGATAAATGCCATGTTAAGTGAAGCTATCAAGGAAGGTGCATCAGATATTCATATCGAAACATTTGAGAAAACATTATCAATCCGTTTCCGTGTTGATGGTGTGCTACGTGATGTGTTAAGCCCAAGCCGTAAACTGGCTCCATTGCTTGTTTCTCGTGTCAAAGTTATGGCTAAACTCGATATCGCTGAGAAGCGAGTGCCGCAAGATGGTCGTATCTCTCTTCGAATTGGTGGTCGCGCTGTCGATGTTCGTGTTTCAACTATGCCATCATCACATGGTGAACGTGTAGTAATGCGTTTGCTGGACAAGAATGCTACTCGCCTCGACTTACATAGTTTAGGAATGACAGAAAGTATCCAAGATAATTTCCGTCATTTGATTGAACGGCCGCACGGTATTCTACTTGTTACTGGGCCTACTGGTTCTGGTAAATCCACCACGCTATATGCGGGCCTGCAAGAAATTAATAGTAATGAGCGTAATATTTTAACGGTAGAAGACCCAATTGAGTTTGACGTTGATGGTATTGGTCAGACTCAGGTCAACCCTAAAGTCGATATGACGTTCGCGCGTGGGCTACGAGCCATTCTACGCCAAGACCCTGATGTGGTTATGGTCGGAGAAGTTCGTGATTTAGAAACAGCACAAATTGCGGTACAAGCTTCTCTAACGGGGCACCTAGTGATATCTACACTGCATACTAACACTGCGATTGGTGCGGTAACACGTCTGCGGGATATGGGGATCGAACCATTTTTGCTTTCTTCTTCTTTGCTGGGGGTATTAGCACAGCGTCTTGTTCGAACATTATGTTCAGATTGTAAAGAAGCATATGAAGCGGATGACTCTCAGAAAAAACTGTTAGGGGTGAAGAAAAAGCAACCTCTTACACTCTATCGTCCCGTTGGATGTGAATGTTGTAACCAAAAAGGTTACCGAGGACGTACAGGGATCCATGAGTTGTTGCTAGTGGATGAAACCGTTCAATCTCTGATTCATGATGAAGCCGGAGAGCAGGCTATTGAGAAATATGTTCGTGAATATACGCCGAGCATTCGTCAGGATGGTTTAGACAAAGTGCTGCAAGGAATCACTTCTCTTGAAGAAGTGATGCGCGTGACGAAGGAGTCATAATGGCAGCATTCGAATATAAGGTTCTGGATACAAAAGGGAAAAATAAAACAGGTGTCATTGAAGCGGATAGTGCGCGTCAAGCTCGTTTACGATTGAAAGAGCAAGGACTCGTTCCTTTAGAAGTGATTGAGACTAAGTCAAAATCGACTAAAAAAGGTTCTTCCTCGTTTTCTTTCGGCCGTGGGATCAGCACCAGTGATTTAGCGCTGATTACTCGCCAGTTGTCGACATTGGTTCAATCGGGAATGCCATTAGACGAGTGTTTAACCGCTGTTTCTGAACAGGCAGAAAAGCCTCATATTCGTAATATGTTAGCGGCCGTACGAGCTAAGGTCACCGAAGGGCATACATTAGCCGACAGTTTTGGTGACTATCCGCATGTATTTGATGATCTGTTTCGTTCGATGGTATCGGCAGGCGAAAAATCCGGACATTTAGATTCCATCCTTGAGCGATTGGCGGACTACGCTGAGAATCGACAAAAAATGCAGTCTAAACTTTTGCAAGCGATGATTTACCCTATTGTTTTAGTTGTTTTTGCGGTGGGTATCGTTGCATTTCTGCTCGCTGCTGTAGTGCCTAAAATTGTTGGACAATTTGTGCAAATGAGCCAACAACTACCAGCGTCGACCCAGTTTTTGTTGTCTTCGAGTGAGTTTGTCCAACATTGGGGACTGCAACTTCTGGTTGTAATGGTTGCCCTAATTTATCTAGTCAAGTGGGCACTACGCAAACCGGATATTCGGCTCAAGTGGGATTATAAACTGATGTATTTACCACTGATTGGTAAAATTGTCCGAGGTCTTAATGCATCACGTTTTGCCCGCACGTTGTCAATCTGTGCGTCGAGTGCGATTCCAATCCTAGATGGAATGGGAATCGCTGTGGATGTTATGTCCAATCAATATGCTAAACAACAAATCCGCATTGCAGCAGATAATGTGAGGGAAGGGGTTAGCCTGAGAAAGGCCCTAACGGAAACGAAACTTTTCCCACCTATGATGCTACATATGATCGCCAGTGGTGAACAAAGTGGTGAACTTGAAAATATGCTCACTCGAGCGGCAGATAACCAAGACACCAACTTTGAATCAACCATAAACATCGCGTTGGGTATTTTTACCCCAGCACTGATTGCGGTTATGGCAGGGATGGTACTGTTTATTGTTATGGCTACTTTGATGCCAATTTTGGAAATGAATAATTTGATGTCTAGATAGCACTTTGTGCTGTCTGTTCACGTTATTATTTTGACGAAATATCATTTATCGACTTTTGCAAATGGAGCAAAAATGAACAAACGTAGTAAAAATCAGTCCGGCTTCACCTTGTTAGAAGTCATGGTTGTTATCGTAATTTTGGGTATTTTAGCCAGTTTTGTAGTCCCTAACTTGATGGGAAACAAAGAGAAAGCTGACCAACAAAAAGCTGTAACAGATATCGTGGCTTTGGAAAATGCTCTCGATATGTATAAGTTGGATAATAGTGTTTACCCAACCACAGACCAAGGTTTGCAAGCTCTTGTGACCAAGCCTTCAAATCCAGAACCACGTAATTATCGTGATGGTGGCTATATTCGTCGTTTACCGAAAGATGCTTGGGGCAACGATTACCAATACCTAAGCCCTGGCGATAATGGCACTGTAGATATTTTCTCTTTCGGTGCTGATGGTCAGGAAGGCGGTGAAGGTTCTAGTGCCGATATCGGTAACTGGAACATACAAGATTTCCAATAATAATCACGATAAGTGGGACTGGGGGCGGATGCCCCCACTTTTATTCGATGAAGCGAACTCAAGGTTTCACATTGCTGGAAATTTTACTGGTACTCGTACTGCTTTCTCTCAGTGCGGTAGCGGTAATTGCTGCTTTTCCCATTTCACAAAAAGATGAATCGAAGCTGGTCGTCCAAAGCTTATATCAGCGCATTCAACTGATTAACGAAGAAGCAATATTGAGTGGCCAAGATTTCGGCTTGCGAGTCGATCAGGATAAAAACCGTCTGCTTTTTCTAACGCTCACTGCTGAAGGGTGGCAGATACTAGAAAAGCCTCAGTTTAATGCAGAAATTGAAGTTCCCTCAGATCTAAAAATCGATTTTCAACTCGGTGGCAACACTTGGGGTAACGATGACAGATTATTTGAACCCGGTTCTTTATTTGATGAGGATATGTTTGCTGATCAAGAGGAGAAAAAGCAGCAGAAACCGCCCCAGATATTCATTTTGTCTAGTGGTGAAGTGACTCCGGTGATGCTGAGTATTCATCCGCTAAAAGATCAGTTAGAACAGAGTTGGAGAGTGGTCGTAAAAGATAATGGCCAAATCCAATTATTGGCACCCGGAGAGCAAGATGAAGAGGTATAAAGGCTTTACACTGCTTGAGGTGTTAGTTGCTTTAGCTATTTTTGCTACCGCTGCTGTAAGTGTCATTCGTTCAGTTAGCCAACATATAAATACAATTAACTACTTAGAAGAAAAGGCGTTTGCAGCCATGGTGGTTGATAACCAAATGGCTTTGGCGATGCTTGCTCCGGATGACTTAAAAGAGAAAAAAGGAACTGAATCTTTGGCTGGGCACACCTGGTATTGGAAAGTCATTCCGATTAAGACTGCGAATGGGTATTTGAAAGCATTTGATGTCAGTGTATCAGCAGAAGAAAAGAGCAGTCCTGTCATTACGGTAAGAAGCTATGTCGCTCAATAGAAAGGCAGCACAAGGCTTTACACTGATAGAAGTATTAGTGGCTATCGCTATTTTTGCTAGTTTAAGCGTTGCTGCGTATCAAGTGTTACATCAGGTGCAACGTAGCAACGAGGTATCTTTAGAGCGTACTGCTCGCTTAACTGAAATTAATCGTGCTTTTGTTTTGCTGGATGCCGATTTTCGACAGATTGCTGCGCGTCAGTTTCGCACTCAAGGTGGCGAGCCAAGCAAGCAGTTTTTAATTTGGCAAGATGGGTTGCTTGATTCGGAACAATACGGTGTTGTTTTTACTCGTTTAGGTTGGCATAACCCTCAGCAACAGTTCCCTCGGGGGGAGATAACCAAAGTTGCATATCGAATTCGAGATGGAGTGCTTGAAAGAGTATGGTGGCAGTATCCCGACACCTCTATTGACCAAGATGGGTTAGTAACACCATTACTCACTCAGGTCGACAGTTGGAGTATGCGCTTTTATTTTGAAGGTAAGTGGAGTGAATCTTGGGACAAAAACCTACAGTTACCTAATGCGGTTGCTGTTAAGTTAACGCTAAAAGATTATGGAGATATCGAACGTATCTACTTAGTTGCCGGGGGGATGGTTCAAGGCGGAGGTGATGATAGTGATTCGTAGCGCCTTACCTCGTCAACATGGTGTTGCATTGATCGTGGTGCTGTTGATTTTAGCGATTATGGTATCTATCGCAGCGACAATGTCTGCTCGTATGTTCACTCATTTTCAGCGAGCTCAGCATCAAGTTAATTACCAGCAAGCGTATTGGTATAGTGTTGGTGTCGAAGGATTGGCCAAGGTAGCAATTGAGCAGAGTTACAAAGACAGCGACACGATCAATCTTAGCCAAGCGTGGGCATTAAAAGAACAAGTCTATCCGCTTGATTATGGACAACTTAGCGGCAAGATTACTGATAAACAAGCGTGTTTTAATATCAACGTATTAAGCGGGGTTGAGGTCAGCAGCAGTACCAGTAAGCCGTATCTGCTTAATGTTTGGCAAACCCTGTTAGAAGAGCTTGAAGTCGAAAACTACCAAGCAGAAGTGATTGCCGATTCTACATTGGAATACATTGATAGTAATGACAGAGTTCAGACAACGTATGGTCTGGAAGACAGCTACTATGAATCGATGTCCCCTGCCTATATGGCAGCTAACACCTTACTTGCAGATAGTAGCGAGTTGCGTTCTGTTCAGCAAATGAGTGGCGATGTGATGACTAAAATTGCGCCATATGTTTGTGCTCTGCCAACAGATGACTGGCGGTTGAATGTTAATACATTGGATCCACAACAAGCTAAATTACTCGCTGCAATGTTCAGCCCTAATTTGTCTGAATCCAGTGCTAAGGCGGTATTGGAAAATCGTCCGTTTGACGGATGGGGAAGTGTTGAATCCTTCTTATCAGAATCGCAAATTGCTGCGACAGGCACATCAGTAACGGATCAAGCAAAAGGCTACTTAACCGTTGATAGCCAATATTTTGAGCTTGACGCACAAGTTTTAGTGGAAGAGGCGCGAGTTCGTATTCGCAGCCTGTTCTATAGTGATAATCGTAAAAATGCAATGGTAATTCGCCGTCGCTTTGGAGGGATCAGTGAGCGAGTTTCTGACCGTTCGGCTGAGTAGTCAAAAAGAAGCCAGTATTCCTTGGTTGGTGTGGTCTTCGGTACAACAAGAAGTGATCGCAAGTGGTGAAGTATTCGGTTGGGATCAACTTGAACAACTGAGTACATACGCAGATCAGCGGTCGACTATCGTTTTAGTTTCAGCTAGTGACGTAGTGCTAAGTAAAGTTGATATACCAACGGGTGCAAATCGTAAGATTGAATCCATTTTACCTTATTTAGTTGAAGACGATGTCGCACAAGATGTTGATAACATGCATTTTTGTGTCATCAAAAAATCAGGAAGCACTGTCGAAGTCGCTGGCATTGATCGTGATTTCTTACGTGCTTGTATTGATCAATTAGCTTCAGTTGGGCTCGCAGTAAAGCGTGTCATTCCTGACGTGCTGACGATTCCTGTTCAGCAAGGGTTAGCCGCTGTGCAGCTTGGCGATGAATGGTTAATTCGTAAGGGTGAGTGTCAAGGCGTTTGTGTTGCAAATGACTGGCTTGAGCTATTGAGTCACTCGGATTGGGTGAAAGATGAAGAAAACTACTTGCCTTTAATCGCTTACACGCCTCTTCCTGAACTCAGTTTAGCGGAAGATCAGCAGTGGCAGTTTACTCCGACACCACTCGTCATGCAGTTGCTTACCGAGGGCGCACTACAAAGCAAAATAAACTTATTAACGGGCCGTTTCAAAGTGAAGTCTTCTTCCATGAAATATTGGAATGTCTGGAAAAAAACGGTTTATGCATCGCTTATGCTTTCCTGCGTTATTGTCGGTTATAACCTTCTTGAAATACATCGTTTTGAACAACGTGTAGAAGCTTATCGTACTGAAAGTGAAAGGATTTTTCGCTCTGTATTTCCTGACAGAACAAAAATCCCAACGGTGAGTTATCTAAAACGATTGATGAATGATGAGTTAAATGCTTTGCAAGGCGGTGGAGGCAGCACTTCCGTTTTGGAATGGTTGGCTCAATTGCCAGCAACGTTAGGAACGATTCCCGGAATGGAGTTACAAAGCTTCAAATTCGACAGTAATCGTAGTGAAGTCCGTTTAGAAACCACTAGCAAAGATTTCCAGAGTTTTGAGCAAGCTAGAGTGAAGCTAGAGGAGCAGTTCATTGTTGAACAAGGACAAGTGAACAAAAATGGCGATGTGGTTTCTGGCTCATTTGTTTTGAAGCACAAGTAGGGGTGAGTAATGAATGAGCAAATAGCGAACAAATTAATTACGCCGCTTCAAAGCTGGTGGCAGAGTATCAATCAACGCGAGAAAATTATGGTGGTTGTCTGCTCGCTGCTGATGATTGCTGCTATCGTTTTTTG includes:
- the gspJ gene encoding type II secretion system minor pseudopilin GspJ, translated to MSLNRKAAQGFTLIEVLVAIAIFASLSVAAYQVLHQVQRSNEVSLERTARLTEINRAFVLLDADFRQIAARQFRTQGGEPSKQFLIWQDGLLDSEQYGVVFTRLGWHNPQQQFPRGEITKVAYRIRDGVLERVWWQYPDTSIDQDGLVTPLLTQVDSWSMRFYFEGKWSESWDKNLQLPNAVAVKLTLKDYGDIERIYLVAGGMVQGGGDDSDS
- the gspD gene encoding type II secretion system secretin GspD; amino-acid sequence: MKHWLKKSTWLITGSLLVSPLVLASEFSASFKGTDIQEFVNIVGRNLEKTIIVDPSVRGKIDVRSYDTLNDEQYYSFFLNVLEVYGFAVIEMDNNVLKVVKAKDAKTSPIPVLGDDDRASGDKVVTQVVAVKNVSVRELSPLLRQLIDNAGAGNVVHYDPANIILITGRAAVVNRLAEIVHRVDQAGDKDIELVELKNASAAEMVRIVEALNKTSDAKNTPATLQPNLVADERTNSILISGEPKVRKRLKNLIRQLDVEMATKGNNRVVYLKYAKAEELVDVLKGVSQNLQAKSQNGQKSAGGASSTNNDIMITAHAGTNALVITAPQDIMSAMLDVIAQLDIRRAQVLIEALIVEMSEGDGINLGVQWGSLESGSVIQYSNTGASIGQVMVGLEEAKESTSTEYYYNSDGNRVPYDVTESGDYSTLASALSGINGAAVSIMMGDWTALISAVSTDSNSNILSSPSITVMDNGEASFIVGEEVPVITGSAAGSNNENPFQTVDRKEVGIKLKVVPQINEGDSVQLKIEQEVSNVLGANGAVDVRFAKRQLNTSVMVQDGQMLVLGGLIDERAMESESKVPFLGDIPILGHLFKSTSTQVEKKNLMVFIKPTIIRDGMTADGITQRKYNYIRAEQLFKAEQGLKLMDNDNIPVLPKFGEDRRYPPEVQAFIDQMEAVQ
- the gspF gene encoding type II secretion system inner membrane protein GspF, whose product is MAAFEYKVLDTKGKNKTGVIEADSARQARLRLKEQGLVPLEVIETKSKSTKKGSSSFSFGRGISTSDLALITRQLSTLVQSGMPLDECLTAVSEQAEKPHIRNMLAAVRAKVTEGHTLADSFGDYPHVFDDLFRSMVSAGEKSGHLDSILERLADYAENRQKMQSKLLQAMIYPIVLVVFAVGIVAFLLAAVVPKIVGQFVQMSQQLPASTQFLLSSSEFVQHWGLQLLVVMVALIYLVKWALRKPDIRLKWDYKLMYLPLIGKIVRGLNASRFARTLSICASSAIPILDGMGIAVDVMSNQYAKQQIRIAADNVREGVSLRKALTETKLFPPMMLHMIASGEQSGELENMLTRAADNQDTNFESTINIALGIFTPALIAVMAGMVLFIVMATLMPILEMNNLMSR
- the gspL gene encoding type II secretion system protein GspL; this translates as MSEFLTVRLSSQKEASIPWLVWSSVQQEVIASGEVFGWDQLEQLSTYADQRSTIVLVSASDVVLSKVDIPTGANRKIESILPYLVEDDVAQDVDNMHFCVIKKSGSTVEVAGIDRDFLRACIDQLASVGLAVKRVIPDVLTIPVQQGLAAVQLGDEWLIRKGECQGVCVANDWLELLSHSDWVKDEENYLPLIAYTPLPELSLAEDQQWQFTPTPLVMQLLTEGALQSKINLLTGRFKVKSSSMKYWNVWKKTVYASLMLSCVIVGYNLLEIHRFEQRVEAYRTESERIFRSVFPDRTKIPTVSYLKRLMNDELNALQGGGGSTSVLEWLAQLPATLGTIPGMELQSFKFDSNRSEVRLETTSKDFQSFEQARVKLEEQFIVEQGQVNKNGDVVSGSFVLKHK
- the gspK gene encoding type II secretion system minor pseudopilin GspK translates to MIVIRSALPRQHGVALIVVLLILAIMVSIAATMSARMFTHFQRAQHQVNYQQAYWYSVGVEGLAKVAIEQSYKDSDTINLSQAWALKEQVYPLDYGQLSGKITDKQACFNINVLSGVEVSSSTSKPYLLNVWQTLLEELEVENYQAEVIADSTLEYIDSNDRVQTTYGLEDSYYESMSPAYMAANTLLADSSELRSVQQMSGDVMTKIAPYVCALPTDDWRLNVNTLDPQQAKLLAAMFSPNLSESSAKAVLENRPFDGWGSVESFLSESQIAATGTSVTDQAKGYLTVDSQYFELDAQVLVEEARVRIRSLFYSDNRKNAMVIRRRFGGISERVSDRSAE
- the gspH gene encoding type II secretion system minor pseudopilin GspH gives rise to the protein MKRTQGFTLLEILLVLVLLSLSAVAVIAAFPISQKDESKLVVQSLYQRIQLINEEAILSGQDFGLRVDQDKNRLLFLTLTAEGWQILEKPQFNAEIEVPSDLKIDFQLGGNTWGNDDRLFEPGSLFDEDMFADQEEKKQQKPPQIFILSSGEVTPVMLSIHPLKDQLEQSWRVVVKDNGQIQLLAPGEQDEEV
- the gspI gene encoding type II secretion system minor pseudopilin GspI, yielding MKRYKGFTLLEVLVALAIFATAAVSVIRSVSQHINTINYLEEKAFAAMVVDNQMALAMLAPDDLKEKKGTESLAGHTWYWKVIPIKTANGYLKAFDVSVSAEEKSSPVITVRSYVAQ
- the gspE gene encoding type II secretion system ATPase GspE gives rise to the protein MTDVVAPIVRRLPFSFANRFKVVLEWNNSLTEATVYYVAPISIIALAEAKRVLQSSFHLVEVSEGDFESKLTQVYQRDSSEARQLMEDIGADNDDFFSLAEELPQSEDLLESDDDAPIIKLINAMLSEAIKEGASDIHIETFEKTLSIRFRVDGVLRDVLSPSRKLAPLLVSRVKVMAKLDIAEKRVPQDGRISLRIGGRAVDVRVSTMPSSHGERVVMRLLDKNATRLDLHSLGMTESIQDNFRHLIERPHGILLVTGPTGSGKSTTLYAGLQEINSNERNILTVEDPIEFDVDGIGQTQVNPKVDMTFARGLRAILRQDPDVVMVGEVRDLETAQIAVQASLTGHLVISTLHTNTAIGAVTRLRDMGIEPFLLSSSLLGVLAQRLVRTLCSDCKEAYEADDSQKKLLGVKKKQPLTLYRPVGCECCNQKGYRGRTGIHELLLVDETVQSLIHDEAGEQAIEKYVREYTPSIRQDGLDKVLQGITSLEEVMRVTKES
- the gspG gene encoding type II secretion system major pseudopilin GspG gives rise to the protein MNKRSKNQSGFTLLEVMVVIVILGILASFVVPNLMGNKEKADQQKAVTDIVALENALDMYKLDNSVYPTTDQGLQALVTKPSNPEPRNYRDGGYIRRLPKDAWGNDYQYLSPGDNGTVDIFSFGADGQEGGEGSSADIGNWNIQDFQ